A genome region from Nicotiana tabacum cultivar K326 chromosome 13, ASM71507v2, whole genome shotgun sequence includes the following:
- the LOC107826868 gene encoding cytochrome P450 77A1-like, which produces MDFIFTALAFLLSVFILLFTRKTKCNLPPGPPGWPVVGNLFQIASSGKQFFEYVRELKPKYGSIFTLKMGARTMIVVSSADLAYEALIEKGQIFATRPSETPTRTIFSCNKFSVNAAIYGPLWRSLRRNMVQNMLSSSRVKEFRDCREMAMDKLIERIHADAKANNDIVWVLKNARFAVFYILLTMCFGVEMDEKMIETVDQMMKDVLMELHPRIDDFLPILSLFVGYKQRKRVHEVRKRQIETLVPLIEKRRRAIQNPGYDKTVASFSYLDTLFDVKVEGTKSGPTNPELVTLCSEFLNGGTDTTATAIEWAIGRMIENPSIQKRIYEEIRNTVGDRKIDEKDMDKMPYLNAVVKELLRKHPPTYVTFTHAVTEPTTLGGYDIPTYANVEFFVPGISDDPKVWSDPEKFDPDRFLSGREDADITGVTGVKMMPFGVGRRICPGLGLATVHVNLMLARMIQEFEWSAYPENRKVDFTEKLEFTVVMKNPLRAKVKPRMQVV; this is translated from the exons ATGGACTTCATATTTACAGCTTTGGCCTTTCTTCTCTCAGTTTTCATCTTATTATTCACACGAAAAACCAAATGCAATCTTCCTCCAGGACCACCGGGTTGGCCGGTAGTCGGTAACCTTTTCCAAATAGCTAGTTCTGGTAAGCAATTTTTCGAATACGTAAGAGAGCTCAAACCAAAATATGGTTCTATTTTCACACTCAAAATGGGTGCTCGTACTATGATTGTTGTTAGCAGTGCTGACTTGGCGTACGAagctttaattgaaaagggtCAAATTTTCGCTACCCGCCCGAGTGAGACCCCGACCCGAACCATTttcagttgcaacaagttcagtgTCAATGCAGCAATTTACGGGCCACTTTGGCGATCCCTGAGAAGAAATATGGTCCAAAATATGCTTAGTTCGAGTAGAGTGAAAGAATTTCGTGATTGTAGAGAAATGGCAATGGATAAGTTGATTGAAAGGATACATGCAGATGCTAAGGCCAATAACGATATCGTTTGGGTGCTGAAAAACGCGCGTTTCGCGGTGTTTTATATACTTTTGACTATGTGTTTTGGTGTTGAAATGGATGAGAAAATGATTGAAACCGTTGATCAAATGATGAAGGATGTGCTAATGGAGCTTCatccaagaatagatgattttcTTCCTATATTGAGCTTGTTTGTTGGTTATAAACAACGTAAGAGAGTTCACGAAGTTCGCAAGAGACAAATAGAAACACTTGTCCCTTTGATCGAGAAACGTCGAAGAGCAATACAAAATCCTGGGTACGATAAGACAGTTGCCTCGTTTTCGTACTTAGATACTTTATTTGATGTTAAGGTCGAAG GTACAAAGTCAGGACCAACGAATCCGGAGCTTGTAACACTATGTTCAGAGTTCTTGAATGGTGGGACCGACACAACCGCTACCGCAATAGAGTGGGCCATAGGGAGAATGATCGAAAATCCAAGCATACAGAAGAGAATATACGAAGAGATTAGAAATACAGTGGGTGACAGAAAGATTGACGAAAAGGATATGGATAAGATGCCTTATTTAAACGCCGTTGTAAAGGAGCTTTTACGTAAACATCCTCCTACGTACGTTACATTTACCCATGCAGTAACGGAGCCAACAACATTGGGTGGGTATGACATACCCACATATGCTAATGTAGAGTTTTTTGTACCCGGGATCTCGGATGACCCAAAAGTTTGGTCTGATCCGGAAAAGTTTGACCCGGATAGGTTTCTATCCGGGCGGGAGGACGCTGATATAACGGGTGTGACCGGGGtaaagatgatgccatttggggTCGGGCGGAGGATTTGTCCGGGCTTGGGCTTGGCAACGGTGCATGTGAATTTGATGTTGGCCCGAATGATTCAAGAATTTGAATGGTCCGCTTACCCGGAAAATAGGAAAGTGGATTTTACTGAGAAATTGGAATTTACTGTGGTGATGAAAAATCCTTTAAGAGCTAAGGTCAAGCCAAGAATGCAAGTGGTGTAA